Proteins encoded together in one Chryseobacterium sp. G0201 window:
- the purE gene encoding 5-(carboxyamino)imidazole ribonucleotide mutase encodes MVGIIMGSQSDLPIMEQAANFLKTLDIPYELTVVSAHRTPERMFDYAKTAQERGLKVIVAGAGGAAHLPGMVASCTTLPVIGVPILSSNSIDGWDSILSILQMPGGIPVATVALNGALNAGILAAKIIGTGNAEVAEKLQKYQEALKDKVLGTVDDIKAQHPNQYDK; translated from the coding sequence ATGGTAGGAATTATTATGGGAAGTCAGAGCGACTTGCCGATCATGGAACAGGCTGCGAATTTTTTAAAAACATTGGACATTCCTTATGAATTGACGGTAGTTTCGGCTCACAGAACGCCGGAGAGAATGTTTGATTACGCTAAAACAGCTCAGGAAAGAGGTTTGAAAGTAATTGTTGCCGGAGCTGGAGGTGCCGCACACCTTCCGGGAATGGTGGCAAGTTGTACGACCTTACCTGTAATTGGAGTTCCGATCTTGTCTAGTAATTCTATTGACGGTTGGGATTCTATATTGTCTATCCTTCAAATGCCGGGCGGAATTCCTGTGGCAACCGTAGCTTTGAATGGCGCTTTAAATGCCGGAATTTTAGCCGCAAAAATTATTGGAACGGGTAATGCTGAAGTGGCTGAAAAACTTCAGAAATATCAGGAAGCTTTAAAAGATAAAGTATTGGGAACTGTTGACGACATCAAAGCTCAACATCCGAATCAGTATGATAAATAA